The following are encoded together in the Capsulimonas corticalis genome:
- the greA gene encoding transcription elongation factor GreA: protein MADDEIVLTQAKYKELEIELLRLQTTERRVIAERISTARSLGDLRENFDYHDAKRQQGLLESKIINLKRILDRGKIVDYLPGGDAVQLGSRVKVHDEEFDEDIEYQIVGVMEADPATDKISNTSPVGKALLGHKVGDKVEVQTPAGVAIYEIIELT from the coding sequence ATGGCAGATGACGAGATTGTTTTAACGCAAGCCAAATATAAAGAATTGGAGATCGAGCTTCTTCGCCTGCAAACCACGGAGCGACGTGTGATCGCCGAGCGTATCAGCACCGCCCGATCTCTGGGCGACCTCCGCGAGAATTTTGATTACCACGACGCCAAACGGCAGCAGGGCCTTTTGGAAAGCAAGATCATCAATCTGAAGCGTATTCTGGATCGCGGGAAGATTGTCGATTACCTTCCCGGCGGAGATGCGGTTCAGCTTGGCTCACGCGTCAAGGTTCACGACGAAGAGTTCGATGAGGATATCGAGTATCAGATCGTGGGCGTGATGGAGGCGGATCCGGCCACGGACAAGATCTCCAACACTTCTCCCGTCGGCAAAGCGCTTCTGGGACACAAGGTCGGCGACAAGGTGGAAGTGCAGACGCCCGCCGGCGTCGCCATCTACGAAATCATCGAGCTTACCTGA
- a CDS encoding sugar transferase has translation MSVPATQIQAGADEVIVASASIRRPVVVMIDEAVRRTIDITVCTLSLILLFPLFLALAIAIRMDSPGPVLFIQKRVGKNGVEFPFFKFRSMYIDSEQRRAALLVNNEASGPLFKMKQDPRITKVGRLIRRSSIDELPQLLNVLRGEMTLVGPRPALPSEVATYSPKERQRLIVTPGLTGLWQVSGRSDLSFDQAIHLDLDYIRRRSVLLDVQILAKTIPAVVAGRGAY, from the coding sequence GTGAGCGTCCCTGCTACCCAAATACAAGCCGGCGCCGACGAAGTGATCGTTGCATCCGCCAGCATCCGCAGGCCCGTTGTTGTGATGATCGATGAAGCCGTGCGTCGAACGATCGATATCACTGTTTGCACCCTCTCGCTGATACTCCTCTTCCCGCTGTTTCTGGCGCTCGCGATCGCTATCCGAATGGATAGCCCGGGTCCGGTGCTGTTTATCCAGAAGCGTGTCGGCAAGAATGGAGTCGAGTTTCCATTTTTCAAGTTCCGCTCGATGTACATTGACTCGGAGCAGCGGCGCGCCGCGCTGCTGGTCAACAACGAGGCAAGCGGTCCGTTGTTTAAGATGAAGCAAGACCCTCGCATCACGAAAGTCGGACGGCTGATCCGACGCTCGTCGATCGATGAACTGCCGCAGCTGCTGAACGTGCTGCGCGGCGAGATGACGCTTGTCGGCCCCCGCCCCGCGCTTCCTTCCGAGGTGGCGACATACTCCCCCAAAGAACGTCAGCGTCTGATAGTCACCCCTGGACTCACCGGCCTCTGGCAAGTCTCCGGCCGTTCCGACCTGTCGTTCGATCAGGCGATCCACCTGGACCTCGATTACATTCGGCGCCGCTCGGTGCTCCTCGACGTACAAATCCTCGCCAAGACAATCCCCGCAGTTGTCGCCGGACGAGGCGCCTACTAA
- a CDS encoding zinc-dependent alcohol dehydrogenase family protein, whose amino-acid sequence MTQAETMARELKTMTGVVLPGNSTVAFREQAVPVPGHGQVLVRMKASSICGSDIRAIYREHLGVGDEAYRGVIAGHEPAGQIVEVGPGCKQFGVGDRVVLYHISGCGICEDCKTGYMISCHSQSRAAYGWQRDGGHAEYLLAEENTCIRLPDNLTYEDGALVACGFGTAWEALTRIGVNGRDRLLITGLGPVGLAAAMLGKALGARHVIGVDTSAHRIDLARTLGLVDDAFLSDADALGKIKDATGGKGCEASIDCSGAAPARKLALGGVRQWGRCAFVGEGSDVQFDVSPMLIHPQITLFGSWVTSLGHMEDLVERLSRWDLHPDKTVTHRFTLAQAADAYQVADAGQSGKVVIVSE is encoded by the coding sequence ATGACGCAGGCGGAAACGATGGCGAGAGAACTAAAGACGATGACCGGAGTGGTGCTGCCGGGAAACAGCACCGTGGCCTTCCGAGAGCAGGCCGTGCCGGTTCCCGGACACGGTCAGGTGCTTGTTCGCATGAAGGCGAGCTCGATCTGCGGATCGGATATCCGGGCGATCTACCGCGAGCATCTGGGCGTGGGCGACGAAGCGTACCGGGGCGTTATCGCCGGGCATGAGCCGGCCGGCCAGATCGTCGAAGTCGGTCCCGGCTGCAAGCAGTTCGGGGTAGGGGACCGCGTGGTTCTTTATCATATTAGCGGCTGCGGGATCTGTGAGGACTGCAAAACGGGATATATGATCTCGTGCCATTCGCAGAGCCGGGCCGCCTACGGCTGGCAGCGCGACGGCGGCCACGCCGAGTATCTGCTGGCCGAGGAGAACACCTGTATTCGCCTCCCGGACAATCTCACCTACGAAGACGGCGCGCTGGTCGCCTGCGGCTTCGGCACGGCCTGGGAGGCCCTCACGCGCATCGGCGTCAATGGGCGCGACCGTCTGCTCATCACGGGGCTTGGGCCGGTAGGCCTGGCGGCGGCGATGCTGGGGAAGGCGCTGGGAGCGAGGCATGTCATCGGCGTGGACACCAGCGCGCACCGGATCGATCTCGCCCGAACGCTCGGTCTCGTCGATGACGCTTTTCTCAGCGACGCCGACGCGCTCGGCAAAATCAAGGATGCGACCGGCGGCAAGGGCTGCGAGGCGAGCATCGACTGCTCCGGCGCCGCTCCCGCGCGCAAGCTGGCGCTGGGCGGCGTGCGGCAATGGGGGCGCTGCGCCTTTGTCGGCGAGGGAAGCGATGTCCAGTTCGATGTCTCGCCCATGCTGATCCATCCGCAGATTACGCTGTTCGGCTCCTGGGTGACCAGCCTGGGGCATATGGAGGACCTCGTGGAGCGCCTTTCGCGCTGGGACCTGCACCCCGACAAGACCGTCACGCACCGGTTCACCCTGGCCCAGGCGGCGGACGCCTACCAGGTCGCCGACGCCGGCCAAAGCGGCAAAGTCGTGATCGTCTCTGAGTAA
- a CDS encoding aldo/keto reductase, with the protein MTDAKLAEGVDPARVPKKTLATGAQIPAIGLGTFGSDNYTSDQIARAVVDAASVGYRHFDCASVYGNEHLIGPALREITHSGVAREDLWVTSKVWNDRHDDVIASCEQSLRDLKLDYLDLYLVHWPFPNAHAPGVDVSSRDAHARPYIHDDYMKTWARMETLAARGLVRHIGTSNMTIPKLELVLRDASLKPAANEMELHPHFQQPELFQYVLDRGIVPIGYSPIGSPSRPARDRTPDDTVDVEDPVILSIAERLGVHPAVVCVKWAAQRGQIPIPFSVKRSQYLATLQAVVGEPLTDAEMAAIAGIDKNNRLIKGQVFLWKENQSWEDLWDIHGEIAQ; encoded by the coding sequence ATGACGGATGCAAAACTGGCGGAAGGCGTCGATCCGGCGCGAGTCCCGAAGAAGACTCTGGCGACGGGCGCGCAAATCCCCGCCATCGGTCTGGGCACCTTTGGCTCGGACAACTATACCAGCGATCAGATCGCGCGCGCCGTGGTGGACGCCGCGTCGGTGGGATATCGGCACTTTGACTGCGCCTCGGTCTACGGCAACGAGCACTTGATCGGTCCAGCCTTGCGGGAGATCACGCATAGCGGCGTGGCGCGGGAAGATCTCTGGGTGACGTCCAAGGTCTGGAACGACCGCCATGACGATGTGATCGCTTCCTGCGAGCAGTCGCTGCGCGATTTGAAGCTCGACTACCTGGACCTCTACCTGGTCCATTGGCCGTTTCCCAACGCGCACGCTCCGGGCGTGGATGTTTCCTCGCGCGACGCGCACGCCCGGCCCTATATCCACGACGATTATATGAAGACGTGGGCGCGGATGGAGACACTGGCGGCGCGCGGTCTCGTGCGCCACATTGGGACGTCGAATATGACGATCCCGAAGCTGGAGCTGGTCCTGCGTGACGCTTCGCTCAAGCCGGCGGCGAACGAGATGGAGCTGCATCCGCACTTCCAGCAGCCCGAGCTGTTCCAGTATGTGCTGGATCGCGGGATCGTCCCCATCGGCTACTCGCCCATCGGCTCGCCCAGCCGCCCCGCGCGGGACCGCACGCCGGACGACACCGTGGACGTGGAGGATCCGGTCATCCTCAGTATCGCCGAGCGTCTCGGCGTCCACCCGGCGGTCGTCTGCGTGAAGTGGGCGGCGCAGCGCGGGCAGATCCCGATTCCATTCTCCGTGAAGCGATCGCAGTATCTCGCGACGCTTCAGGCCGTCGTCGGCGAACCGCTCACGGACGCGGAGATGGCGGCGATCGCCGGAATCGACAAAAACAATCGGCTGATCAAGGGCCAGGTCTTTCTCTGGAAAGAGAATCAGTCCTGGGAAGACCTTTGGGATATTCATGGGGAGATCGCGCAATGA
- a CDS encoding alpha-L-fucosidase: MNELLTAIDQVADRGPFQPNWTSLKTYQIPQWYEDAKFGVFIHWGVYSVPGFSSEWYPREMYRQGTKEFQHHIETYGPHDQFGYKDFIPMMKYENYDPEEYASLFQEAGVKFVMPVAEHHDGFAMYDTALSRWSAAKMGPKRDVLGDLADAVRKRGMVFSASSHRAEHFWFFNGGRDFPSDVQAPEFADLYGPAMPVGDTNDPTQGTPTKEHLEDWLIRTCELVDKYRPQIVWFDWWIQQEAFAPYLQKFAAYYYNRGAEWGLGVAINYKYAAYPEGSAVFDVERGQLAGIRERFWQTDTSVSKNSWGYIANHDYKSVDSLVDDLVDIVSKNGALLLNIGPKPDGTIPEPEQEMLRQIGAWLKVNGEAIYGTRPWTIFGEGPTDVKEGAFTDTERQEFTGEDLRFTTKGDTLYAIALAWPGAHLAIKSLGLGSGRAAGSPARITLLGDDRSLSFTQTEEALIVELPAAKSGEYAYTLKIDGFDLSAGKKKMESAA, translated from the coding sequence ATGAACGAGCTTCTCACCGCGATCGATCAGGTCGCCGATCGGGGTCCATTTCAGCCGAACTGGACTTCACTCAAAACCTACCAGATCCCGCAGTGGTATGAGGACGCAAAGTTCGGCGTCTTCATCCACTGGGGCGTCTACTCCGTCCCCGGCTTTTCGAGCGAATGGTATCCGCGCGAAATGTATCGGCAAGGGACCAAAGAATTCCAGCATCACATCGAAACTTATGGGCCGCACGACCAATTCGGCTACAAAGACTTCATCCCTATGATGAAATATGAGAATTACGATCCCGAGGAGTACGCCTCCTTGTTTCAGGAGGCCGGCGTGAAGTTCGTGATGCCGGTGGCGGAGCACCATGACGGCTTCGCCATGTACGATACGGCGCTTTCCCGCTGGAGCGCGGCGAAGATGGGGCCAAAGCGCGATGTCCTCGGCGATCTGGCGGACGCCGTTCGGAAGCGCGGGATGGTCTTCTCGGCGTCCTCGCACCGCGCCGAGCACTTCTGGTTCTTTAACGGCGGACGCGATTTCCCTTCGGACGTGCAGGCCCCCGAATTCGCCGATCTCTATGGTCCGGCGATGCCCGTGGGGGACACCAACGATCCCACGCAGGGGACGCCGACCAAGGAGCATTTGGAAGACTGGCTCATCCGGACATGCGAGCTTGTGGACAAGTACCGGCCGCAGATCGTCTGGTTCGACTGGTGGATACAGCAGGAAGCCTTTGCGCCCTATCTGCAAAAGTTCGCGGCGTATTACTATAATCGCGGCGCGGAGTGGGGCCTGGGCGTTGCGATCAATTATAAATACGCCGCCTACCCCGAAGGAAGCGCCGTGTTCGATGTGGAGCGCGGGCAGCTCGCCGGCATCCGCGAGCGCTTCTGGCAGACCGATACATCCGTCTCGAAAAATTCCTGGGGATACATCGCTAACCACGACTATAAAAGTGTGGACTCGCTGGTGGATGACCTGGTGGACATCGTCAGCAAAAATGGGGCGCTGCTGCTGAATATCGGGCCGAAGCCGGACGGGACGATCCCCGAGCCGGAGCAGGAGATGCTGCGTCAGATCGGCGCCTGGCTCAAGGTGAACGGCGAGGCGATCTATGGAACGCGTCCCTGGACCATCTTTGGCGAGGGGCCGACCGATGTGAAGGAAGGCGCCTTTACGGACACGGAGCGGCAGGAGTTTACCGGGGAAGATCTCCGCTTCACGACCAAAGGCGACACGCTCTATGCGATCGCCCTCGCCTGGCCCGGCGCGCATCTCGCGATCAAGTCTTTGGGCTTGGGAAGCGGCCGCGCCGCCGGATCGCCTGCGCGGATCACTCTGCTCGGTGACGATCGTTCCCTATCGTTTACGCAGACCGAGGAGGCGTTAATCGTGGAGCTTCCGGCGGCGAAATCGGGAGAGTACGCCTATACGCTGAAGATCGATGGCTTTGATCTTTCGGCGGGAAAAAAGAAAATGGAGAGCGCAGCATGA
- a CDS encoding VOC family protein, producing the protein MTTYEHQLDHVAVPSRDIAASVRWYVEKFGAEVLYQDGTWAFLKLGQGKLALVTPSQHPPHVAVRVGAEALREHALAAGKPVDQHRDGTAGIYIDDPDGNQVELIYYPADRTIYDKPLE; encoded by the coding sequence ATGACGACTTATGAACACCAGCTGGATCACGTCGCCGTGCCGTCCCGCGATATCGCCGCCTCCGTCCGGTGGTATGTCGAGAAATTCGGCGCCGAGGTTCTCTATCAGGACGGGACCTGGGCGTTTCTGAAATTAGGGCAGGGGAAGCTCGCGCTGGTGACGCCCAGCCAGCATCCGCCGCATGTCGCGGTCCGCGTGGGCGCGGAGGCGCTGCGCGAGCACGCGCTGGCGGCGGGCAAACCGGTCGATCAGCATCGGGACGGGACCGCCGGCATCTATATCGACGATCCCGACGGAAACCAGGTCGAACTGATCTATTACCCTGCCGACCGCACGATCTACGATAAGCCGCTGGAGTAG
- a CDS encoding MerR family transcriptional regulator has product MKDTAALELPGRYLIAPLEEMTVQQVVDLTGLSEHTLRYYERLGLIHPVRRHHSSGHRRYSQEDVTRLESLACLRATGMPLAEMRQYFEALSQGETAVTQQKALLTQHKTVLQERQRQMLRNLEYLDRKIAYWDAIEAGDEQAACAIAQSLHGWIRADSERDHPPLDAFEDKEIL; this is encoded by the coding sequence ATGAAAGACACCGCAGCACTCGAATTGCCAGGCAGATATCTCATTGCTCCTCTGGAGGAGATGACCGTTCAGCAAGTGGTGGATTTGACCGGACTGAGCGAACATACGCTGCGCTACTACGAACGCCTCGGTCTGATCCATCCGGTCCGGCGACATCACAGCAGCGGGCACCGGCGATACTCTCAGGAAGACGTCACCCGGCTGGAATCGCTGGCGTGCCTGCGGGCGACGGGAATGCCCCTGGCCGAGATGCGGCAGTACTTCGAGGCGCTGAGCCAAGGCGAGACCGCCGTGACGCAGCAGAAAGCGCTCCTGACTCAGCATAAGACTGTCCTTCAAGAACGTCAGCGACAGATGCTGCGCAACTTAGAATATTTGGACCGCAAAATCGCATATTGGGACGCGATCGAAGCGGGCGACGAACAAGCCGCTTGCGCCATCGCCCAATCACTGCATGGATGGATTCGCGCGGATTCCGAACGGGATCATCCTCCCTTAGACGCTTTCGAAGATAAGGAAATTTTATGA
- a CDS encoding NAD(P)-dependent alcohol dehydrogenase → MSNTLAYAVQTATTPLAPFEFDRRELGPSDVQIEILFCGVCHSDIHQARNEWGNSIFPMVPGHEIVGRVTQIGDAVTQFAAGDLAGVGCMVDSCRECANCKSGEEQYCEGGKLVLTYNSKFPDGTISQGGYSDNIVVDEAFALKISPKLDLAAVAPLLCAGITTYSPLKHWNVQAGQKVGVVGLGGLGHMALKFAHAFGAHVTQFTTSPGKEEDAKRLGADEVVVTRDPEALKALANTFDFIIDTVSASHDLSIYLNLLKLNGSMVLVGIPTEAASVHAATLAGKRRSLAGSGIGGIKETQEMLDYCAEHNIVSDIEMINIQDINAAYDRVLKSDVKYRFVIDMASLKG, encoded by the coding sequence ATGAGCAATACCCTCGCCTACGCCGTCCAGACCGCGACCACGCCGCTGGCGCCCTTTGAGTTCGACCGCCGCGAACTTGGCCCTAGCGACGTCCAGATCGAGATTCTCTTCTGCGGCGTCTGCCACTCCGACATCCATCAAGCCCGCAACGAATGGGGCAACTCGATCTTCCCGATGGTCCCCGGCCATGAGATCGTCGGCCGCGTGACCCAGATTGGCGACGCCGTGACCCAGTTCGCCGCCGGCGATCTGGCGGGCGTCGGCTGCATGGTCGATAGCTGCCGCGAATGCGCCAACTGCAAGTCCGGCGAGGAGCAGTACTGCGAGGGCGGCAAGCTTGTCCTCACCTACAACAGCAAGTTCCCGGACGGAACGATTTCGCAGGGCGGCTACTCCGACAATATCGTGGTGGACGAAGCGTTCGCGCTGAAGATTTCTCCCAAGCTGGACCTCGCCGCCGTCGCCCCGCTGCTCTGCGCCGGCATCACCACCTACTCGCCGCTCAAGCACTGGAACGTGCAGGCCGGTCAGAAGGTCGGCGTCGTGGGCCTGGGCGGCCTCGGACACATGGCGCTGAAGTTCGCGCACGCCTTCGGCGCTCACGTCACGCAGTTCACCACCTCGCCCGGCAAGGAAGAAGACGCCAAGCGACTGGGCGCCGATGAAGTCGTCGTCACCCGCGATCCCGAAGCGCTTAAGGCGCTGGCGAACACGTTCGACTTCATCATCGACACCGTCTCCGCTTCGCATGATCTGTCGATATATTTGAACCTGCTCAAGCTGAACGGAAGCATGGTCCTGGTCGGCATCCCAACCGAAGCCGCCTCCGTCCACGCCGCCACCCTCGCCGGCAAGCGCCGCTCACTCGCCGGCTCCGGCATCGGCGGGATCAAAGAGACCCAGGAGATGCTCGACTACTGCGCCGAACACAATATCGTCAGCGATATCGAAATGATCAATATCCAGGACATCAACGCCGCCTACGACCGCGTCCTGAAAAGCGACGTCAAGTATCGCTTCGTGATCGACATGGCCTCCCTCAAGGGGTAA